Proteins encoded within one genomic window of Burkholderiaceae bacterium:
- a CDS encoding Inner membrane protein YbiR, putative anion permease: MNRSVEPAGSSIRPRVRQLLRGLTHDPVLLALLALLALQTVLAPARIAHYPALVDWPTIAALAGLLLLTKGLEQSGALDRLGRWMIARMPTRRAAALALVLAAATLAMVLTNDVALFVVVPLTLGMCRIARIAPGRLIVFEALAVNAGSALTPIGNPQNLFLWQRSGVSFGAFVLQMAPLVAVLMALLLALTAVSFPARAMRVRLDGDAPATDRRLLALSLVLYLPFLVLADLHHAPAALGVLVLVFVLLRARLLLQIDWGLLLVFVLMFVDLRLLAQQEVVRSAMNRLDLAQPAHLLFAGALLSQFISNVPASIALADYSRDWRTIAWGVDIGGFGLIIGSLANLIALRLAREPGAWRRFHLYSVPFLVAALVVGWILL, encoded by the coding sequence ATGAACCGATCCGTCGAACCTGCCGGGTCGTCGATCCGGCCGCGCGTGCGGCAGTTGCTGCGTGGGCTCACGCACGATCCGGTGCTGCTCGCGCTGCTCGCGCTGCTGGCGCTGCAGACCGTGCTGGCGCCGGCGCGGATCGCGCACTACCCGGCACTGGTCGACTGGCCGACGATCGCGGCGCTCGCCGGTCTGCTGCTGCTGACCAAGGGGCTGGAGCAAAGCGGTGCGCTGGACCGGCTCGGTCGCTGGATGATCGCGCGCATGCCGACGCGCCGTGCCGCCGCGCTCGCGCTGGTGCTGGCGGCAGCAACGTTGGCGATGGTGCTGACGAACGACGTCGCGCTGTTCGTCGTCGTGCCGCTGACGCTCGGTATGTGCCGCATCGCACGCATCGCGCCGGGGCGGCTGATCGTGTTCGAGGCACTCGCGGTGAACGCCGGCTCGGCGCTGACGCCGATCGGCAATCCGCAGAACCTGTTCCTGTGGCAGCGCTCGGGCGTATCGTTCGGCGCGTTCGTGTTGCAGATGGCGCCGCTGGTCGCGGTACTGATGGCGCTGCTGCTGGCGCTCACCGCCGTCTCGTTCCCCGCACGCGCAATGCGGGTGCGGCTGGATGGCGACGCACCTGCGACCGATCGCAGGCTGCTCGCGCTGTCGCTCGTGCTGTACTTGCCGTTTCTGGTGCTGGCCGACCTGCACCATGCGCCGGCCGCGCTTGGCGTACTGGTGCTGGTGTTCGTGCTGCTGCGCGCGCGGCTGCTGCTGCAGATCGATTGGGGCTTGCTGCTGGTGTTCGTGCTGATGTTCGTCGATCTGCGGCTGCTGGCGCAGCAAGAGGTGGTGCGCAGCGCGATGAACCGGCTCGACCTTGCGCAGCCGGCGCACCTGCTGTTCGCCGGCGCGCTGCTGTCGCAGTTCATCAGCAACGTGCCGGCATCGATCGCGCTGGCCGACTACTCGCGCGACTGGCGCACGATCGCCTGGGGCGTCGACATCGGCGGCTTCGGCCTGATCATCGGATCGCTCGCGAACCTGATCGCGCTGCGCCTCGCGCGCGAGCCCGGCGCGTGGCGACGCTTTCACCTGTATTCGGTGCCGTTTCTGGTGGCGGCGCTCGTGGTGGGGTGGATTCTGCTGTGA